Genomic segment of bacterium:
GGACGGCTCGAGTGGACACGGCGTGCTCCCCGAGCACAGTCGGCGCAAGACCGACCGACCGGAATCGTCGGTATACGCAACTCGGTCTGAGAAGCGGCTTGCGCCGCGACGACATCTATCCTCGGGTCACACGCCACATGTTGCGCCGCGCGCCGTAAGCACCGGCTCCGCGCCAACGACCGCTTCATCCTTCGCTCTCCAACTCGCGATCGATCTTCAGATACTCCTCCACCAGAGCGACGCTACAGGCCAAAGTGTGCGCCGTCTCGGCCGGCGACAGCCCCTGGAGGCGGCAGTAGCGCACGCGGTCGTACTGGCCCAGGTAGTGATCCACCGCATCCAGGCTGTGGTAGGTCTCCTGCGCGACCAGGTGCGGCTCTTTGCCCTCGACGTAGCGCTTGCGACAGATCAGGACTTTGTGGGTCAGTCCCGTGCCCACGTCGTGCAGGGTCGCTCGGCGAGGCACCAGTCCCTCAGTCGCACGCTCGTACTCCACCAAGACCTTCGAGATCGATGAGTCATCGACGTTGAGCAGCTCGGCCAAGTCGCAGTTCGACAGCAGCCCGCCCTGCTCATAGGCCTGCTGGCACAGCCGCACGGCCTTCTGCGTCAGCCGTTGATGCCGGCTCATCCTCTCGAGGCGAGCTTCCACATCCTCGGCCGTGCTCACGTCGAGCACCACAGGGACCAACTCGGCATCGGCGATGCGCTGATGCTGGCGCGGCGGCGACTCAGTGTG
This window contains:
- a CDS encoding DUF1670 domain-containing protein encodes the protein MGSRPDYVRKKFAPLKDKTLRNALAHRIEREFPRIGGRRIRGLCADMILEVVNEHLRPLENVAHGQTVWMAVHTESPPRQHQRIADAELVPVVLDVSTAEDVEARLERMSRHQRLTQKAVRLCQQAYEQGGLLSNCDLAELLNVDDSSISKVLVEYERATEGLVPRRATLHDVGTGLTHKVLICRKRYVEGKEPHLVAQETYHSLDAVDHYLGQYDRVRYCRLQGLSPAETAHTLACSVALVEEYLKIDRELESEG